A single window of Oceanispirochaeta sp. M1 DNA harbors:
- a CDS encoding DUF1576 domain-containing protein — protein sequence MILLFIITAFAVDGSGAIKGFWTIQLHPGRLINDFFAVVGIGGTLLNSAAVGLVAMILIYITGVSFSGPTFAAVFTIMGFGLFGKTPLNILPIILGVYLSARLVGKGLRDYLIIALFGTALGPLVSVVFLETGLPLWQGLILGVLSGTAAGFILPALAVAMLHMHQGYSLYNMGLTCGFLALFAASFLKAAGLPFEKALAWHSENILLLQLIIPILSLMLIGSGIFFSGKKAFKSFVLIQKLSGRLPSDFVDMEGTGGSLVNAGVMGLAGTIIVFLAGADFNGPVIGGLLTIMGFAAFGTNLRNSWSVVAGVMVSTFVFGMKLSDPGPILAVIFSTTLGPLAGQFGYIPGFFAGFIHLIMVSQTGSWQGGMNLYNNGFAGGLTASVFIAVIQWYRNNKNDM from the coding sequence ATGATTCTGCTGTTTATAATCACGGCCTTCGCCGTAGACGGCAGCGGAGCAATCAAAGGGTTCTGGACAATTCAGCTCCACCCCGGGCGGCTGATAAATGATTTCTTTGCGGTTGTCGGGATAGGGGGGACTCTCCTCAATTCTGCTGCCGTCGGCCTGGTGGCCATGATTCTCATCTACATAACGGGAGTCAGTTTTTCAGGCCCCACATTTGCAGCGGTATTCACCATCATGGGTTTCGGACTCTTTGGTAAGACACCCCTGAATATTCTCCCCATCATACTGGGAGTCTATCTCTCCGCCCGTCTTGTGGGAAAAGGACTGCGGGATTACTTGATCATCGCCCTTTTCGGGACGGCCCTGGGTCCACTGGTTTCTGTTGTGTTTCTGGAAACCGGGCTGCCTCTCTGGCAGGGGCTTATTCTGGGAGTACTCAGTGGAACAGCCGCTGGATTTATTCTTCCCGCACTGGCTGTGGCCATGCTGCATATGCATCAGGGATACAGTCTTTACAATATGGGGCTGACCTGTGGATTCCTCGCACTCTTTGCAGCATCTTTCTTAAAGGCTGCAGGACTTCCCTTCGAAAAGGCCCTTGCCTGGCACAGTGAAAATATCCTGCTTCTGCAGCTGATAATACCGATCCTCTCTCTTATGCTCATAGGATCAGGTATTTTCTTCTCCGGGAAAAAAGCCTTCAAGAGCTTTGTCCTAATTCAGAAACTGTCCGGTAGACTTCCTTCTGACTTTGTGGATATGGAAGGAACCGGGGGCTCTCTTGTCAATGCGGGTGTTATGGGACTTGCGGGAACAATTATCGTATTTCTGGCGGGAGCCGACTTCAACGGACCCGTAATCGGCGGGCTTCTGACCATAATGGGTTTTGCCGCATTCGGAACAAACCTGAGAAACTCATGGTCTGTTGTCGCAGGAGTCATGGTCAGTACTTTTGTCTTTGGAATGAAACTTTCTGATCCCGGACCCATCCTGGCTGTGATTTTCAGTACAACTCTGGGACCACTGGCCGGACAGTTCGGCTATATTCCAGGTTTTTTTGCAGGATTTATTCACCTGATCATGGTCAGTCAGACAGGAAGCTGGCAGGGTGGAATGAATCTGTATAACAACGGATTTGCCGGCGGACTCACCGCCTCTGTATTTATCGCTGTGATTCAGTGGTACCGCAATAACAAGAACGACATGTAG
- the msrB gene encoding peptide-methionine (R)-S-oxide reductase MsrB has product MMKDENLEIATFAGGCFWCTESDFQEIPGVEEVLSGYSGGHVENPTYEQVSSGKSGHLEVIQIYFDPQRISYNQLLDKLWRVMDPTDGGGSFVDRGSQYGSAIFYHSEEQRVQAEASKKALDESGIFDKPVVTEIRELTVFYPAEEYHQDFYCKSPGRYESYRNNSGRDQFITDVWKFEKTSYKKPEEEKIKEMLTPLQYEVTQNEGTERAFQNEFWDNKAHGIYVDIVTGEPLFSSNDKFKSGSGWPSFTKPLVSENVTEHSDTKLFSERVELRSYYGDSHLGHVFPDGPDPTGLRYCINSASLRFVPLDDMEAEGYGEFLYLFE; this is encoded by the coding sequence ATCATGAAAGACGAGAATCTGGAAATTGCCACCTTTGCGGGAGGCTGCTTCTGGTGTACTGAATCCGATTTTCAGGAGATACCGGGAGTTGAGGAAGTTTTATCGGGATATTCAGGGGGACATGTTGAGAACCCCACATATGAGCAGGTGTCTTCAGGAAAATCAGGACATCTTGAAGTAATTCAGATCTATTTTGATCCTCAGAGGATTAGTTATAACCAGCTGCTGGACAAGCTTTGGAGAGTAATGGACCCCACCGATGGAGGAGGTTCCTTTGTGGATAGAGGTTCTCAGTACGGGAGTGCCATTTTCTACCATTCTGAAGAGCAGAGAGTCCAGGCGGAAGCTTCGAAGAAGGCTCTGGATGAGTCGGGAATTTTTGATAAGCCTGTTGTAACAGAGATCAGAGAACTGACTGTTTTCTATCCTGCCGAGGAGTATCATCAGGACTTCTACTGCAAGAGTCCCGGGCGCTATGAATCTTATAGAAACAATTCCGGAAGGGATCAGTTTATCACGGATGTATGGAAGTTTGAAAAGACCTCATACAAGAAACCGGAAGAAGAAAAAATAAAAGAGATGTTGACTCCCCTTCAATATGAAGTGACACAGAATGAGGGGACTGAACGGGCTTTTCAAAATGAGTTCTGGGATAATAAGGCCCATGGGATCTATGTGGATATAGTAACGGGCGAGCCCCTGTTCAGTTCAAATGATAAGTTCAAATCCGGTTCAGGTTGGCCCAGTTTTACAAAGCCTCTGGTTTCGGAGAATGTCACTGAGCATTCGGATACAAAACTTTTTTCTGAACGGGTTGAACTGCGCAGTTATTACGGAGACAGCCATCTGGGTCATGTTTTCCCTGATGGTCCCGATCCTACGGGTCTGAGATACTGTATCAATTCGGCTTCCCTGCGCTTTGTTCCTTTAGATGATATGGAAGCTGAGGGGTATGGAGAGTTTCTGTATCTCTTTGAATAA
- a CDS encoding HD-GYP domain-containing protein, whose protein sequence is MISFKKEKWIPVRKSNLKYYVDIDLFYRNKTSGEVLLYKNAGMHITDERLKDKSYTGDLYIRPEDKSRCLRNVHSGFSSNLDESMEVGVEKVKEELINIIDETLHEPRSGGLEVIPDTMDLIVDSYSRQPDVIKNLAKISHSDYTTTIHSLNVMALTVGYCFYTNKPFKTTVDYGLTALFHDIGKTEIPQDILSAPRPLSDYEFDTMKSHTLLGAEILQANSHDVHLAIPGALEHHEKLDGRGYPHGQKTISEIGQILAIIDSYEAITNDDRLYRSAMEPLDALAVLKEEVDKERLNKKIFENFAYSLTNFSGGRGGKTILSNGMDFLKV, encoded by the coding sequence ATGATATCATTCAAGAAAGAAAAGTGGATTCCCGTAAGGAAATCTAACCTTAAGTATTACGTAGATATTGATCTCTTTTACAGAAATAAGACCTCAGGAGAGGTTCTTCTCTATAAAAATGCCGGAATGCATATTACAGATGAAAGGCTGAAGGATAAATCTTATACAGGAGATCTTTATATTCGTCCTGAAGATAAGAGTCGGTGTCTGAGAAATGTTCACTCCGGTTTCAGTTCAAATCTTGATGAAAGTATGGAAGTGGGAGTAGAAAAGGTGAAGGAAGAGCTTATCAACATAATTGATGAGACTCTCCATGAACCCCGTTCCGGTGGTCTTGAAGTTATCCCTGATACCATGGATCTCATTGTTGACAGCTATTCCCGGCAGCCCGATGTTATCAAAAATCTGGCAAAAATATCTCACTCTGATTACACAACCACAATACACTCACTGAATGTTATGGCTCTGACCGTAGGATATTGCTTCTACACAAATAAACCCTTTAAAACTACCGTGGATTACGGCCTCACAGCCCTGTTTCATGATATTGGAAAAACAGAAATCCCTCAGGATATACTCAGTGCTCCCCGTCCGCTGTCGGATTATGAATTTGATACCATGAAATCACACACCCTTCTAGGTGCGGAAATCCTCCAGGCCAATAGTCATGATGTTCACCTGGCCATTCCAGGTGCTCTGGAACATCATGAAAAACTTGACGGAAGGGGATATCCCCATGGTCAGAAAACTATCTCCGAAATCGGACAGATCCTTGCCATCATAGATTCTTATGAAGCCATCACCAACGATGACAGACTCTACCGTTCTGCAATGGAACCTCTGGATGCTCTGGCAGTCTTGAAGGAAGAGGTTGATAAAGAGAGACTAAATAAAAAGATCTTTGAGAATTTTGCTTACAGCCTTACTAATTTTTCCGGTGGAAGGGGCGGCAAAACCATACTCAGCAATGGTATGGACTTCCTTAAAGTTTAA
- a CDS encoding type 1 glutamine amidotransferase: protein MNIHFLQHVSYESSAYLEQWFRDQGDRISITRLYQNDPLPKAEDADILIVMGGPMGVGDEAEYPWLKDEKLCIRSFMDAHKKVIGICLGAQLIADVLGAKVYRSENKEIGWFPVYKVQGSGESALSDLMPQEFQAFHWHGDTFDLPENSVHLLSSKGCRNQAFTVEDRIFAFQFHLETTEESAALLVENSRDELTPDFFVQSEKDILVNEEGYAEMHILLDRILERISATIF from the coding sequence ATGAATATACATTTTCTGCAGCATGTGAGTTATGAAAGTTCCGCCTACCTGGAGCAGTGGTTTCGCGATCAGGGTGATAGAATCTCAATCACCCGTCTATATCAGAATGATCCTCTTCCCAAAGCAGAAGATGCGGATATTCTTATCGTAATGGGCGGACCCATGGGAGTCGGAGATGAAGCTGAATATCCCTGGCTCAAGGATGAAAAACTATGTATTCGCTCTTTTATGGATGCCCATAAGAAGGTTATAGGCATCTGCCTCGGGGCTCAGCTTATTGCAGACGTTCTGGGGGCAAAGGTCTACAGGAGTGAGAACAAAGAGATCGGCTGGTTCCCTGTCTATAAAGTGCAGGGCAGCGGTGAAAGCGCCCTCTCGGATCTGATGCCTCAGGAGTTTCAGGCCTTTCACTGGCATGGTGATACTTTTGATCTACCTGAAAACTCTGTACATCTCCTTTCAAGCAAGGGCTGCCGTAATCAGGCATTTACTGTAGAAGATAGAATATTCGCCTTTCAGTTCCATCTTGAAACCACTGAAGAGTCGGCGGCGCTGCTTGTAGAAAACAGCAGGGACGAGCTTACACCCGATTTCTTTGTGCAGTCAGAGAAGGATATCCTGGTAAACGAAGAGGGTTACGCCGAAATGCATATCCTCCTTGACCGGATTCTGGAGCGGATCAGCGCAACAATTTTCTAG
- a CDS encoding META domain-containing protein has product MNRKQTVKTGSIFLLLSALIFLSGCISSSHETDEQTISAGELQNTIWISPLCGKPAEGRYSNDGFFLAEDGTLQFINIFSMTGDSWSLEGDDLLLYSHTERYPEPLPVSYPIRKKDGIVSILPAEDELEMLPPSAQEITAELPAGRWEISTMLNPESAAADPEHPAYIEIVKEDDGFVSIQGHGGVNNFRGVLNFDEFKWMSGPMMRTLMAGPALEYEDLFMRNLGRISRYLMLDDYLFLYEESELVLVMLKDQG; this is encoded by the coding sequence ATGAATAGAAAACAAACAGTTAAAACCGGGAGTATATTTCTACTCCTTTCGGCTCTTATTTTCCTCAGCGGATGTATAAGCAGCTCTCATGAGACAGATGAACAGACAATTAGTGCCGGGGAACTCCAAAACACCATCTGGATAAGCCCTCTCTGCGGCAAACCTGCAGAAGGGCGATACAGCAACGATGGATTCTTTCTGGCGGAAGACGGAACACTTCAGTTTATCAATATATTCTCCATGACAGGAGATTCATGGTCCCTTGAGGGAGATGATCTACTGCTCTATTCCCACACTGAGCGTTATCCTGAACCATTGCCTGTGTCATATCCAATTCGCAAAAAAGATGGGATTGTATCCATCCTTCCGGCAGAGGACGAGCTTGAAATGCTCCCACCTTCGGCACAGGAAATCACTGCAGAACTTCCCGCAGGACGCTGGGAAATCTCGACCATGCTCAATCCTGAAAGCGCCGCTGCAGATCCTGAGCATCCAGCCTATATTGAAATTGTTAAAGAGGATGACGGCTTTGTCAGCATTCAAGGACATGGGGGAGTTAACAACTTTCGCGGAGTTCTCAATTTTGATGAGTTTAAGTGGATGAGCGGCCCCATGATGCGGACTCTTATGGCCGGACCTGCTCTGGAATATGAAGACCTTTTTATGAGGAATCTTGGCCGGATCAGCCGCTACCTGATGCTGGATGACTATCTCTTTCTCTACGAAGAGAGTGAGCTTGTTCTGGTGATGCTGAAAGACCAGGGCTGA
- a CDS encoding glutamate-5-semialdehyde dehydrogenase, producing the protein MTIVERAQAARNASFSLATVSSDTKNQALEAMAAALESRKEEIIRINTEDYERSVSENLAGPLLKRLKFDSDKISQVIEGIRSLISMEDPVGECKMAKELEPGLDLYRISCPIGVTGIIFESRPDALVQISSLCLKSGNAVLLKGGSEASGTNRILASVIAEATEKAGIPSGWIQLVETRADVNEMFGLNEYIDLLIPRGSNAFVKYIMENSSIPVLGHSDGICHIYIHSDADPEKVNPIVVDSKTQYVAACNSVETLLVHKDKAAEVLPGLKKALEEKNVELVGCERSRRVIDIDPATDEDWATEYVDYKLSIKVVDDFDEAVTHINRYGSGHTEAILTEDERRASDFMARVDASSVFWNCSTRFSDGFRYGFGAEIGISTSKIHARGPVGMEGLMIYKYKLLGKGQTVASFSSGEKTFTHKDIKGSCPL; encoded by the coding sequence ATGACCATCGTGGAAAGGGCCCAGGCAGCCCGTAACGCATCTTTTTCTCTGGCAACTGTATCGTCAGATACTAAAAATCAGGCACTTGAGGCCATGGCCGCAGCCCTGGAATCCAGAAAAGAAGAAATTATCCGAATCAATACAGAAGATTACGAACGGAGTGTCAGCGAAAATCTTGCAGGCCCTTTACTAAAACGGCTCAAATTTGATTCAGATAAAATATCTCAGGTCATTGAGGGAATCAGAAGCCTTATCTCCATGGAAGATCCTGTGGGTGAATGTAAAATGGCAAAAGAGCTGGAGCCCGGGCTGGATCTTTACCGCATCAGCTGTCCAATCGGTGTAACGGGAATCATTTTTGAATCCCGTCCTGATGCTCTGGTGCAGATATCTTCACTCTGTCTTAAAAGCGGCAATGCTGTCCTTTTGAAGGGAGGGTCAGAAGCCTCGGGAACAAACCGTATCCTGGCCTCTGTTATCGCCGAAGCCACTGAAAAAGCGGGAATCCCTTCAGGATGGATACAGCTGGTTGAAACAAGGGCTGATGTTAATGAAATGTTTGGTCTCAACGAGTATATTGACCTCCTTATTCCCCGGGGCTCCAATGCATTTGTAAAGTACATTATGGAAAACTCAAGTATACCCGTACTCGGTCATTCCGACGGAATCTGTCATATCTATATTCACAGCGATGCCGATCCTGAAAAGGTGAATCCCATTGTTGTGGATTCTAAAACGCAATATGTAGCCGCCTGTAATTCAGTCGAAACTCTATTAGTGCATAAAGATAAGGCCGCAGAAGTCCTTCCAGGCCTAAAAAAGGCTTTGGAAGAGAAAAATGTGGAGCTTGTAGGCTGTGAACGAAGCCGCAGGGTTATAGATATTGATCCGGCCACAGATGAAGACTGGGCTACAGAGTATGTGGATTACAAGCTCTCCATCAAAGTAGTTGATGATTTTGATGAGGCCGTGACTCATATCAACCGCTATGGCTCCGGTCACACCGAAGCCATACTGACTGAAGACGAGAGGAGGGCCTCCGACTTTATGGCAAGAGTTGATGCTTCATCCGTATTCTGGAACTGTTCCACACGATTCAGTGATGGATTCCGCTACGGTTTCGGCGCCGAGATCGGAATAAGCACCAGTAAAATTCACGCCCGCGGTCCTGTGGGGATGGAAGGACTGATGATCTATAAATACAAACTCCTGGGAAAGGGGCAGACTGTTGCCTCCTTTTCTTCAGGAGAGAAGACATTCACACATAAGGATATAAAGGGCAGCTGTCCGCTATAA
- a CDS encoding flavin reductase family protein: MKRENIDIKKLYINPLSFWKDKCLLLCAGDLEKGDYNAMTVAWGSMGVMWHKPFTQIVVRPGRYTYEFMEKYPDWTVSVLPESYRSDITLMGLKSGREMDKIAESGLTLCGSAKIGAPAFEEAELILECRTMFRDVMKPESFVDQSLDKNYPQKDYHIIYYGEILNAQGTDDYSS; the protein is encoded by the coding sequence ATGAAAAGAGAGAATATTGATATTAAAAAGCTGTATATAAATCCCCTTTCATTCTGGAAAGACAAGTGTCTCCTTCTCTGTGCAGGTGACCTGGAAAAGGGTGACTACAACGCCATGACCGTTGCCTGGGGCAGTATGGGTGTCATGTGGCACAAACCCTTTACACAGATCGTTGTGCGCCCTGGACGCTATACCTACGAGTTTATGGAGAAGTATCCTGACTGGACAGTCTCTGTACTCCCCGAATCATACAGATCCGACATAACTCTCATGGGATTAAAATCCGGTAGAGAGATGGATAAGATTGCCGAAAGCGGTCTTACTCTCTGTGGTTCTGCCAAGATCGGAGCCCCCGCATTTGAAGAGGCCGAGTTGATTCTGGAATGCCGCACCATGTTCCGGGATGTGATGAAGCCTGAATCTTTTGTTGATCAGAGTCTTGATAAAAATTATCCCCAAAAGGATTACCATATTATCTACTATGGTGAGATCCTCAATGCACAGGGGACTGACGATTATAGTTCCTGA
- the galK gene encoding galactokinase: MEDLHTLHMSIYGKTADVSVRVPGKLNLMGEHTEYFEGLVLAVAVNRFLEVSISEREDNSLRVYSANYDERKKSSLSGLKYKREDRWANYVKGAVAVMLQLGCPLKGLDITINSEIPEQVGLGSSSALTLALVSALKKLYDFDISDIQLVESARLSELKFMQKDPGLAACAVSYFGKEDKALLIDTKTMDISYISINFNPIVLLATDSNVPNGSGYGEVDDLRQDFDECKGYLSKSDRHITLRDITVQDIRSDLEQMPEHIRRRAIHIIEENLRVKEMKHALETEDLTTAGKLMYRSHESLRDMLEISCPELDWLVKRAFETHGVMGSRMVGNGFGGCTINLINVNNIPLYDEHLEEYDRIFGFKAVYFICTPVSGLKALQGKE; this comes from the coding sequence ATGGAAGATTTGCATACCCTTCATATGAGTATTTACGGTAAGACAGCAGACGTTTCCGTCCGGGTTCCCGGTAAATTGAACCTTATGGGGGAACACACGGAGTACTTTGAAGGTCTCGTCCTTGCTGTAGCTGTAAACAGGTTTCTCGAAGTATCAATTTCCGAAAGGGAAGATAATTCGCTGCGTGTTTACTCAGCTAATTATGACGAAAGAAAAAAATCCTCACTTTCAGGTCTGAAGTATAAGAGGGAAGACCGCTGGGCCAATTATGTAAAAGGTGCTGTAGCCGTAATGCTGCAGCTCGGCTGTCCGCTTAAAGGCCTTGATATCACCATAAACAGTGAAATTCCCGAGCAGGTAGGTCTAGGTTCTTCTTCAGCCCTTACGCTGGCCCTGGTTTCGGCACTTAAAAAACTCTACGATTTTGATATTTCAGACATTCAGCTGGTAGAGTCTGCGAGACTTTCGGAGCTGAAGTTTATGCAGAAAGATCCCGGCCTTGCAGCCTGTGCCGTCTCCTATTTCGGCAAAGAGGATAAGGCTCTTCTTATCGATACAAAGACCATGGATATCTCCTATATCAGTATAAATTTCAATCCTATTGTGCTCCTTGCCACCGATTCCAATGTTCCCAACGGCAGCGGATACGGTGAAGTGGATGACCTGAGACAGGATTTTGATGAGTGCAAGGGGTATCTGAGTAAATCAGACAGACATATTACTCTGAGAGACATCACTGTTCAGGATATTCGCAGTGATCTGGAGCAGATGCCGGAGCATATCCGGCGCAGAGCCATACACATAATTGAAGAGAACCTGAGAGTGAAAGAGATGAAACACGCTCTTGAGACCGAAGATCTCACCACAGCAGGGAAACTGATGTACCGCTCTCATGAAAGTCTGAGGGATATGCTTGAAATATCCTGTCCGGAGCTGGACTGGCTGGTGAAAAGAGCCTTCGAAACCCACGGTGTTATGGGTTCCAGGATGGTGGGCAACGGTTTCGGCGGCTGTACAATTAACCTGATAAATGTTAATAATATTCCATTGTATGATGAACATCTTGAAGAGTATGACAGGATTTTCGGCTTCAAGGCTGTATATTTCATCTGCACCCCGGTATCAGGACTTAAAGCACTACAGGGTAAAGAGTAA
- the surE gene encoding 5'/3'-nucleotidase SurE: MKILITNDDGIQSPGILSLRDVLSRKHDVWIMAPDGDRSGFSQSITLRDPVKIVKKDERMYSCSGTPVDCVVYGYSNFLAKDFDIVLSGINIGPNLGTDILYSGTAAAARQGALKNLPSIALSLNQFEGPFNFEVVSEYLLERLEDLVSLWDDSCFLNMNFPPEMDKNTEMKWCTPAVRTYRDEVVQFSAPREPNSTYCLLKGNLIHSVEEEGTDALAVHSGYVAISAIRLSPSIVTHIGKVPEKVGICCR, encoded by the coding sequence ATGAAAATATTGATTACAAACGATGACGGGATACAGAGTCCCGGAATCCTCAGTCTCAGGGATGTTCTCTCCAGAAAACATGATGTCTGGATTATGGCACCCGACGGTGACCGCAGTGGATTTTCACAATCAATTACACTGCGTGATCCCGTTAAAATAGTTAAGAAAGATGAGAGAATGTACAGCTGTTCCGGCACACCTGTAGACTGCGTTGTCTACGGATATAGCAACTTCCTTGCTAAGGATTTCGATATAGTTCTTTCGGGGATAAATATCGGGCCGAACCTGGGTACGGATATCCTTTATTCCGGTACTGCCGCAGCTGCAAGACAGGGTGCATTAAAGAATCTACCCTCCATCGCGCTCTCTCTTAATCAGTTTGAAGGCCCCTTTAATTTTGAAGTGGTTTCCGAATATCTTCTTGAAAGACTTGAAGATCTGGTATCCCTCTGGGATGACAGTTGTTTTCTGAATATGAACTTCCCCCCTGAAATGGATAAAAATACAGAAATGAAATGGTGTACGCCTGCTGTACGTACCTACCGGGATGAAGTTGTTCAGTTTTCCGCTCCCCGGGAGCCAAACAGTACTTACTGTCTCCTGAAAGGAAATCTTATCCATTCTGTCGAAGAGGAAGGCACAGATGCTTTGGCTGTACATTCCGGTTATGTCGCCATATCCGCCATCCGTCTCTCACCTTCAATCGTGACCCATATAGGGAAAGTACCGGAAAAGGTAGGTATCTGCTGCAGATGA
- a CDS encoding tetratricopeptide repeat protein: MTFREDGLNLYNNGLYQEALDALLSEDIDPVEDPELAYLMGLCYTRLEEYKEAVFYLEKSAERDNSLIRIYQSRMVLSYVYNVTKNYMGAEKQLLKIINDGFESCQIYTSLGYSLWNQKKVKESIDYLSRSLEMDSDNSNTLNSMGYIMAEEGINPEKAVEYCRKALSVQPKNGNYMDSLAWALFRCGKTDEARDYLEKAMKAGADKKVCRKHLHLIEQYDKF, encoded by the coding sequence ATGACTTTTCGGGAAGACGGACTCAATCTGTACAACAACGGTCTTTACCAGGAAGCCCTCGATGCTCTTTTATCAGAGGATATCGATCCGGTGGAAGACCCCGAACTGGCCTATCTCATGGGCCTTTGCTATACCCGGCTGGAAGAATATAAAGAAGCTGTTTTCTATCTTGAAAAATCAGCCGAAAGGGATAATTCCCTTATTAGAATCTACCAGTCCCGCATGGTACTAAGCTATGTATACAATGTTACTAAAAATTATATGGGTGCCGAAAAACAGTTATTGAAGATAATCAATGACGGATTTGAATCCTGTCAGATCTATACATCTTTAGGCTACTCACTCTGGAATCAGAAAAAGGTTAAGGAGAGTATTGATTACCTCTCCCGATCCCTCGAAATGGACTCTGATAATTCAAATACCCTCAATTCCATGGGTTATATCATGGCAGAAGAGGGGATCAATCCGGAAAAGGCTGTGGAGTACTGCCGTAAGGCTCTTTCAGTACAGCCGAAAAACGGTAACTACATGGATTCTCTGGCATGGGCATTGTTCCGCTGCGGTAAAACTGATGAAGCCAGGGATTATCTGGAAAAGGCTATGAAGGCGGGGGCTGATAAAAAGGTCTGCCGGAAACACCTTCACCTGATTGAACAGTATGATAAGTTTTAG
- the clpS gene encoding ATP-dependent Clp protease adapter ClpS, whose translation MAEHFDSDILEQVDEGLKEPDMYRVLLLNDDYTTQDFVVEVLVSIFHKQPVDATRIMMDVHKKGRGIVGLYPFDIASTKVKQVKDLASLREFPLKCVMEQA comes from the coding sequence ATGGCAGAACATTTTGACAGTGATATTTTAGAACAGGTGGACGAAGGGCTCAAAGAGCCGGATATGTACAGGGTCCTCCTGCTGAATGATGATTATACAACCCAGGATTTCGTAGTGGAGGTTCTGGTAAGCATTTTTCATAAGCAACCCGTGGATGCAACCCGAATTATGATGGATGTACATAAAAAGGGGAGAGGTATAGTTGGACTGTACCCCTTTGATATAGCCTCTACCAAGGTTAAACAGGTTAAAGACCTGGCGAGCCTTAGGGAATTTCCCTTAAAATGCGTAATGGAGCAGGCCTGA